One window of Manihot esculenta cultivar AM560-2 chromosome 17, M.esculenta_v8, whole genome shotgun sequence genomic DNA carries:
- the LOC110604770 gene encoding uncharacterized protein LOC110604770 isoform X4, whose protein sequence is MVFEDPSDVHRLFRRAMSFVGKDYLCHTLWDKYIEFAFSLKHWSSLADIYIQALRFPTKKLHRYYNSFEKLVEIWEEEMESHSKSNMTTSVEPVLDNEVSICYKEDDISCIIKDLLDPSIGSARRKALQKYMSIGEHLYQQASQLNEKINHFETRIKRSYFHVKPVDISQLENWHQYLDFAESHGDFDWAVKLYERCLIPCANYPEFWIRYTEFVESKGGREIAHYALDRARTIFLKRVSVIHLFNARFKEHVGDVFNARAAFLQCDTESDSDFVENVVMRSNMEKRHGNFEAASTVYKEAIEKAATKEKWHVLPTLYVNFSQLKYMTSDSEDAARDILIDGIKQLPSCKLLIEELIKFGITHGRSRHVNVIHTIVANAISPGPDVSQGFSPTEREQISRLYLEQFVDLCGTILDVRKAWNQHIRLFPESVRASSFCPAMGTKQWKITLEAEEETLVSMPHQPSGDTGSQCLIQSSVQDKILSPLKNYDTQDTPAADQVSDQKLPLQANHDMLSNEVSHQDVLLLGNSDDLSENNPENVFQAKVDLLQLGEPDNNVHESVHIASPKVSEPIGTDVLEPNLSLDFKNQVANVTESTPASLEFSEDNNVRKEHGNEPEPDLKLPSLEGLSLNIRDAKSPGPISPTACDSGATDGTILLDGNVLKSDAPKNIMEKENISESGQNAVDHIISSPVSTQATASAQTDTGHVSPTFSASNQKSMADTLLQPQKLANNGKNWHQRSGSDRLHRDSKFGFRGHSHKRMHKQLQSSPQRMHPRAEKDMIRDHPSQPQFSQNLQVQQGGQLQSQNPASAVQTNQTTLQAWQMNNLQQQNLSHTFQFQPLVHPTTNPQLQMSQHPIQSNEQQGNVQNNQAYDQMWQYYYYQQQQQQQLLWQQQQMLQQQQPQQQQMLQHQQPQQQQMLQHQQSQQQQLLQQQYQQQLLQMQYFQQQQLQMQQQQPHQMQQQPYQQQHLLYLQQQQQLQLQQPQHQQSLQQQKHHLQQQTASSQQHPHEQEQGQPVQQTNTLQVQEPDTGTIESSASPRPVSPKLMT, encoded by the exons ATGGTTTTTGAAGATCCATCTGATGTTCACAG ATTATTCAGAAGAGCCATGTCCTTTGTTGGAAAGGATTACTTATGCCATACCTTGTGGGATAAATATATCGAGTTTGCATTCTCTCTGAAGCATTGGAGTTCCCTGGCTGATATTTACATCCAAGCACTGAGGTTTCCAACAAAAAAGCTACACCGCTATTATAATAG TTTTGAGAAATTAGTGGAAATATGGGAAGAAGAGATGGAATCTCATAGCAAATCTAACATGACAACGTCAGTTGAGCCTGTTCTTGATAATGAAGTTTCTATATGTTATAAGGAAGATGACATTTCTTGCATAATTAAAGACTTGCTGGATCCATCAATTGGCTCAGCCAGGCGTAAAGCGCTGCAAAAATACATGTCTATTGGTGAACATTTATATCAGCAAGCATCTCAGttgaatgaaaaaataaatcattttgagACTCGTATTAAGAGGTCTTATTTCCATGTCAAGCCAGTTGATATAAGTCAATTGGAAAATTGGCACCAGTACCTGGACTTTGCTGAATCACATGGAGATTTTGACTGG GCTGTTAAACTTTATGAAAGATGCTTAATTCCTTGTGCTAATTACCCTGAGTTCTGGATCCGTTACACGGAGTTCGTGGAAAGTAAAGGAGGAAGAGAGATAGCACACTACGCTCTGGATCGAGCTAGAACAATCTTCCTCAAG AGGGTGTCAGTGATTCATCTGTTCAATGCCAGGTTTAAGGAGCACGTTGGAGATGTGTTTAATGCACGTGCTGCCTTTCTTCAATGTGATACAGAATCAGATTCAGACTTTGTTGAAAATGTTGTAATGAGATCTAACATGGAAAAACGTCAT GGCAATTTTGAAGCAGCTTCTACTGTATATAAAGAAGCAATAGAAAAGGCTGCAACGAAGGAAAAGTGGCATGTTCTTCCTACTTTGTATGTTAATTTTTCCCAACTTAAATACATG ACTAGTGATAGTGAAGATGCTGCCAGAGACATCTTGATAGATGGAATCAAGCAACTGCCTTCCTGCAAGTTACTTATAGAG GAGTTAATAAAATTTGGAATAACACATGGAAGGTCAAGGCATGTAAATGTGATACATACCATTGTAGCAAATGCAATATCTCCAGGGCCAGATGTATCTCAAGGTTTCAGTCCAACGGAAAGGGAGCAGATATCAAGACTGTACCTAGAG CAGTTTGTCGATCTCTGTGGAACCATCCTTGATGTAAGAAAGGCATGGAATCAGCACATTAGGTTGTTCCCAGAGTCTGTAAGGGCTAGTTCATTTTGTCCAGCTATGGGAACAAAACAATGGAAGATAACACTGGAGGCAGAAGAAGAAACCCTTGTCAGTATGCCTCATCAGCCTTCTGGAGATACTGGTTCTCAATGCCTGATCCAGTCATCAGTGCAAGACAAAATACTTTCCCCACTGAAAAATTATGATACGCAGGATACCCCTGCTGCTGACCAGGTCTCAGACCAGAAATTGCCCTTACAGGCAAATCATGATATGCTATCTAACGAGGTATCGCACCAGGATGTCCTATTGCTGGGAAATTCCGATGATCTATCTGAAAACAATCCGGAGAACGTGTTTCAAGCAAAAGTTGACCTGCTTCAATTGGGAGAACCTGACAACAACGTGCATGAGAGTGTGCATATAGCGTCTCCCAAGGTTTCAGAACCAATTGGAACAGACGTTCTTGAACCAAATCTCTCCcttgattttaaaaatcaagTTGCTAATGTAACTGAAAGTACTCCAGCATCACTGGAATTTTCTGAAGACAATAATGTGCGCAAAGAACATGGAAATGAGCCTGAACCGGACTTGAAACTACCTTCACTGGAGGGACTATCCCTAAATATTCGGGATGCTAAATCTCCTGGTCCAATCAGTCCCACAGCTTGTGATTCTGGGGCAACTGACGGAACTATTCTGCTAGATGGAAATGTGCTGAAGAGTGACGCACCGAAAAATATtatggaaaaagaaaatatttcagAGAGTGGTCAGAATGCTGTTGACCATATTATATCCAGCCCGGTGAGCACTCAAGCAACTGCTTCTGCCCAAACTGATACCGGACATGTTAGTCCGACATTTTCAGCAAGTAATCAGAAAAGTATGGCGGACACGCTTCTGCAGCCACAGAAACTAGCAAATAATGGTAAAAACTGGCATCAAAGGAGTGGTTCTGACAGATTGCACAGAGATTCCAAATTTGGGTTTCGTGGGCATTCGCATAAAAGGATGCACAAACAACTGCAGTCTTCTCCGCAGCGAATGCACCCACGAGCTGAAAAAGACATGATTCGAGATCACCCATCTCAACCTCAGTTTTCACAAAATCTACAAGTTCAGCAAGGTGGCCAACTACAAAGTCAGAATCCTGCATCTGCTGTTCAGACTAATCAAACAACACTGCAAGCTTGGCAAATGAATAATCTGCAACAGCAGAATCTTTCCCATACTTTTCAGTTTCAACCACTCGTGCATCCTACTACGAATCCTCAATTACAGATGTCTCAGCATCCCATCCAAAGTAATGAGCAACAAGGGAATGTGCAAAATAACCAAGCATATGACCAGATGTGGCAATATTATTACtaccagcagcagcagcagcagcagcttcTTTGGCAGCAACAGCAGATGCTACAACAGCAACAGCCACAGCAACAGCAGATGCTGCAACATCAACAGCCACAACAACAGCAGATGCTGCAACATCAGCAGTCGCAACAACAGCAGCTTTTGCAGCAACAGTATCAACAACAGTTGCTCCAAATGCAATATTTTCAGCAACAACAATTGCAAATGCAACAGCAACAACCCCATCAAATGCAGCAACAACCCTATCAGCAACAGCATCTACTTTATCTACAGCAACAGCAGCAGCTGCAACTACAGCAACCCCAGCACCAACAGTCACTGCAGCAACAGAAGCATCATCTTCAACAACAAACTGCCTCATCACAGCAGCATCCACATGAACAAGAACAAGGACAGCCCGTGCAGCAAACTAACACATTACAGGTTCAG GAACCTGATACCGGTACTATTGAATCTTCTGCTTCTCCGCGTCCAGTCTCACCAAAGCTGATGACATAG
- the LOC110604770 gene encoding uncharacterized protein LOC110604770 isoform X1, producing the protein MEEQKERDSTVVFKKVKLHEAVAEGSLDFDEWTSLISETEKIYPDNIEKICLVYDSFLSEYPLCYGYWRKYINHKIRLCTIHKVVEAFERAVVSATYSVEVWADYCSFARMVFEDPSDVHRLFRRAMSFVGKDYLCHTLWDKYIEFAFSLKHWSSLADIYIQALRFPTKKLHRYYNSFEKLVEIWEEEMESHSKSNMTTSVEPVLDNEVSICYKEDDISCIIKDLLDPSIGSARRKALQKYMSIGEHLYQQASQLNEKINHFETRIKRSYFHVKPVDISQLENWHQYLDFAESHGDFDWAVKLYERCLIPCANYPEFWIRYTEFVESKGGREIAHYALDRARTIFLKRVSVIHLFNARFKEHVGDVFNARAAFLQCDTESDSDFVENVVMRSNMEKRHGNFEAASTVYKEAIEKAATKEKWHVLPTLYVNFSQLKYMTSDSEDAARDILIDGIKQLPSCKLLIEELIKFGITHGRSRHVNVIHTIVANAISPGPDVSQGFSPTEREQISRLYLEQFVDLCGTILDVRKAWNQHIRLFPESVRASSFCPAMGTKQWKITLEAEEETLVSMPHQPSGDTGSQCLIQSSVQDKILSPLKNYDTQDTPAADQVSDQKLPLQANHDMLSNEVSHQDVLLLGNSDDLSENNPENVFQAKVDLLQLGEPDNNVHESVHIASPKVSEPIGTDVLEPNLSLDFKNQVANVTESTPASLEFSEDNNVRKEHGNEPEPDLKLPSLEGLSLNIRDAKSPGPISPTACDSGATDGTILLDGNVLKSDAPKNIMEKENISESGQNAVDHIISSPVSTQATASAQTDTGHVSPTFSASNQKSMADTLLQPQKLANNGKNWHQRSGSDRLHRDSKFGFRGHSHKRMHKQLQSSPQRMHPRAEKDMIRDHPSQPQFSQNLQVQQGGQLQSQNPASAVQTNQTTLQAWQMNNLQQQNLSHTFQFQPLVHPTTNPQLQMSQHPIQSNEQQGNVQNNQAYDQMWQYYYYQQQQQQQLLWQQQQMLQQQQPQQQQMLQHQQPQQQQMLQHQQSQQQQLLQQQYQQQLLQMQYFQQQQLQMQQQQPHQMQQQPYQQQHLLYLQQQQQLQLQQPQHQQSLQQQKHHLQQQTASSQQHPHEQEQGQPVQQTNTLQVQEPDTGTIESSASPRPVSPKLMT; encoded by the exons ATGGAGGAGCAAAAGGAACGTGATTCTACTG tTGTTTTTAAGAAAGTCAAACTACATGAAGCTGTCGCTGAAGGCTCACTAGATTTTGATGAGTGGACTTCACTTATATCAGAGACAGAGAAGATATACCCT GATAACATAGAGAAAATATGTTTAGTGTATGACTCTTTCTTGTCCGAGTATCCTCTGTGCTATGGCTATTGGAGGAAGTACATTAATCACAAGATACGCTTATGCACCATTCACAAGGTTGTTGAAGCCTTTGAACGAGCTGTGGTATCAGCAACTTATTCTGTTGAAGTGTGGGCTGATTACTGTAGTTTTGCAAGAATGGTTTTTGAAGATCCATCTGATGTTCACAG ATTATTCAGAAGAGCCATGTCCTTTGTTGGAAAGGATTACTTATGCCATACCTTGTGGGATAAATATATCGAGTTTGCATTCTCTCTGAAGCATTGGAGTTCCCTGGCTGATATTTACATCCAAGCACTGAGGTTTCCAACAAAAAAGCTACACCGCTATTATAATAG TTTTGAGAAATTAGTGGAAATATGGGAAGAAGAGATGGAATCTCATAGCAAATCTAACATGACAACGTCAGTTGAGCCTGTTCTTGATAATGAAGTTTCTATATGTTATAAGGAAGATGACATTTCTTGCATAATTAAAGACTTGCTGGATCCATCAATTGGCTCAGCCAGGCGTAAAGCGCTGCAAAAATACATGTCTATTGGTGAACATTTATATCAGCAAGCATCTCAGttgaatgaaaaaataaatcattttgagACTCGTATTAAGAGGTCTTATTTCCATGTCAAGCCAGTTGATATAAGTCAATTGGAAAATTGGCACCAGTACCTGGACTTTGCTGAATCACATGGAGATTTTGACTGG GCTGTTAAACTTTATGAAAGATGCTTAATTCCTTGTGCTAATTACCCTGAGTTCTGGATCCGTTACACGGAGTTCGTGGAAAGTAAAGGAGGAAGAGAGATAGCACACTACGCTCTGGATCGAGCTAGAACAATCTTCCTCAAG AGGGTGTCAGTGATTCATCTGTTCAATGCCAGGTTTAAGGAGCACGTTGGAGATGTGTTTAATGCACGTGCTGCCTTTCTTCAATGTGATACAGAATCAGATTCAGACTTTGTTGAAAATGTTGTAATGAGATCTAACATGGAAAAACGTCAT GGCAATTTTGAAGCAGCTTCTACTGTATATAAAGAAGCAATAGAAAAGGCTGCAACGAAGGAAAAGTGGCATGTTCTTCCTACTTTGTATGTTAATTTTTCCCAACTTAAATACATG ACTAGTGATAGTGAAGATGCTGCCAGAGACATCTTGATAGATGGAATCAAGCAACTGCCTTCCTGCAAGTTACTTATAGAG GAGTTAATAAAATTTGGAATAACACATGGAAGGTCAAGGCATGTAAATGTGATACATACCATTGTAGCAAATGCAATATCTCCAGGGCCAGATGTATCTCAAGGTTTCAGTCCAACGGAAAGGGAGCAGATATCAAGACTGTACCTAGAG CAGTTTGTCGATCTCTGTGGAACCATCCTTGATGTAAGAAAGGCATGGAATCAGCACATTAGGTTGTTCCCAGAGTCTGTAAGGGCTAGTTCATTTTGTCCAGCTATGGGAACAAAACAATGGAAGATAACACTGGAGGCAGAAGAAGAAACCCTTGTCAGTATGCCTCATCAGCCTTCTGGAGATACTGGTTCTCAATGCCTGATCCAGTCATCAGTGCAAGACAAAATACTTTCCCCACTGAAAAATTATGATACGCAGGATACCCCTGCTGCTGACCAGGTCTCAGACCAGAAATTGCCCTTACAGGCAAATCATGATATGCTATCTAACGAGGTATCGCACCAGGATGTCCTATTGCTGGGAAATTCCGATGATCTATCTGAAAACAATCCGGAGAACGTGTTTCAAGCAAAAGTTGACCTGCTTCAATTGGGAGAACCTGACAACAACGTGCATGAGAGTGTGCATATAGCGTCTCCCAAGGTTTCAGAACCAATTGGAACAGACGTTCTTGAACCAAATCTCTCCcttgattttaaaaatcaagTTGCTAATGTAACTGAAAGTACTCCAGCATCACTGGAATTTTCTGAAGACAATAATGTGCGCAAAGAACATGGAAATGAGCCTGAACCGGACTTGAAACTACCTTCACTGGAGGGACTATCCCTAAATATTCGGGATGCTAAATCTCCTGGTCCAATCAGTCCCACAGCTTGTGATTCTGGGGCAACTGACGGAACTATTCTGCTAGATGGAAATGTGCTGAAGAGTGACGCACCGAAAAATATtatggaaaaagaaaatatttcagAGAGTGGTCAGAATGCTGTTGACCATATTATATCCAGCCCGGTGAGCACTCAAGCAACTGCTTCTGCCCAAACTGATACCGGACATGTTAGTCCGACATTTTCAGCAAGTAATCAGAAAAGTATGGCGGACACGCTTCTGCAGCCACAGAAACTAGCAAATAATGGTAAAAACTGGCATCAAAGGAGTGGTTCTGACAGATTGCACAGAGATTCCAAATTTGGGTTTCGTGGGCATTCGCATAAAAGGATGCACAAACAACTGCAGTCTTCTCCGCAGCGAATGCACCCACGAGCTGAAAAAGACATGATTCGAGATCACCCATCTCAACCTCAGTTTTCACAAAATCTACAAGTTCAGCAAGGTGGCCAACTACAAAGTCAGAATCCTGCATCTGCTGTTCAGACTAATCAAACAACACTGCAAGCTTGGCAAATGAATAATCTGCAACAGCAGAATCTTTCCCATACTTTTCAGTTTCAACCACTCGTGCATCCTACTACGAATCCTCAATTACAGATGTCTCAGCATCCCATCCAAAGTAATGAGCAACAAGGGAATGTGCAAAATAACCAAGCATATGACCAGATGTGGCAATATTATTACtaccagcagcagcagcagcagcagcttcTTTGGCAGCAACAGCAGATGCTACAACAGCAACAGCCACAGCAACAGCAGATGCTGCAACATCAACAGCCACAACAACAGCAGATGCTGCAACATCAGCAGTCGCAACAACAGCAGCTTTTGCAGCAACAGTATCAACAACAGTTGCTCCAAATGCAATATTTTCAGCAACAACAATTGCAAATGCAACAGCAACAACCCCATCAAATGCAGCAACAACCCTATCAGCAACAGCATCTACTTTATCTACAGCAACAGCAGCAGCTGCAACTACAGCAACCCCAGCACCAACAGTCACTGCAGCAACAGAAGCATCATCTTCAACAACAAACTGCCTCATCACAGCAGCATCCACATGAACAAGAACAAGGACAGCCCGTGCAGCAAACTAACACATTACAGGTTCAG GAACCTGATACCGGTACTATTGAATCTTCTGCTTCTCCGCGTCCAGTCTCACCAAAGCTGATGACATAG
- the LOC110604770 gene encoding uncharacterized protein LOC110604770 isoform X2 — protein MEEQKERDSTVVFKKVKLHEAVAEGSLDFDEWTSLISETEKIYPDNIEKICLVYDSFLSEYPLCYGYWRKYINHKIRLCTIHKVVEAFERAVVSATYSVEVWADYCSFARMVFEDPSDVHRLFRRAMSFVGKDYLCHTLWDKYIEFAFSLKHWSSLADIYIQALRFPTKKLHRYYNSFEKLVEIWEEEMESHSKSNMTTSVEPVLDNEVSICYKEDDISCIIKDLLDPSIGSARRKALQKYMSIGEHLYQQASQLNEKINHFETRIKRSYFHVKPVDISQLENWHQYLDFAESHGDFDWAVKLYERCLIPCANYPEFWIRYTEFVESKGGREIAHYALDRARTIFLKRVSVIHLFNARFKEHVGDVFNARAAFLQCDTESDSDFVENVVMRSNMEKRHGNFEAASTVYKEAIEKAATKEKWHVLPTLYVNFSQLKYMTSDSEDAARDILIDGIKQLPSCKLLIEELIKFGITHGRSRHVNVIHTIVANAISPGPDVSQGFSPTEREQISRLYLEFVDLCGTILDVRKAWNQHIRLFPESVRASSFCPAMGTKQWKITLEAEEETLVSMPHQPSGDTGSQCLIQSSVQDKILSPLKNYDTQDTPAADQVSDQKLPLQANHDMLSNEVSHQDVLLLGNSDDLSENNPENVFQAKVDLLQLGEPDNNVHESVHIASPKVSEPIGTDVLEPNLSLDFKNQVANVTESTPASLEFSEDNNVRKEHGNEPEPDLKLPSLEGLSLNIRDAKSPGPISPTACDSGATDGTILLDGNVLKSDAPKNIMEKENISESGQNAVDHIISSPVSTQATASAQTDTGHVSPTFSASNQKSMADTLLQPQKLANNGKNWHQRSGSDRLHRDSKFGFRGHSHKRMHKQLQSSPQRMHPRAEKDMIRDHPSQPQFSQNLQVQQGGQLQSQNPASAVQTNQTTLQAWQMNNLQQQNLSHTFQFQPLVHPTTNPQLQMSQHPIQSNEQQGNVQNNQAYDQMWQYYYYQQQQQQQLLWQQQQMLQQQQPQQQQMLQHQQPQQQQMLQHQQSQQQQLLQQQYQQQLLQMQYFQQQQLQMQQQQPHQMQQQPYQQQHLLYLQQQQQLQLQQPQHQQSLQQQKHHLQQQTASSQQHPHEQEQGQPVQQTNTLQVQEPDTGTIESSASPRPVSPKLMT, from the exons ATGGAGGAGCAAAAGGAACGTGATTCTACTG tTGTTTTTAAGAAAGTCAAACTACATGAAGCTGTCGCTGAAGGCTCACTAGATTTTGATGAGTGGACTTCACTTATATCAGAGACAGAGAAGATATACCCT GATAACATAGAGAAAATATGTTTAGTGTATGACTCTTTCTTGTCCGAGTATCCTCTGTGCTATGGCTATTGGAGGAAGTACATTAATCACAAGATACGCTTATGCACCATTCACAAGGTTGTTGAAGCCTTTGAACGAGCTGTGGTATCAGCAACTTATTCTGTTGAAGTGTGGGCTGATTACTGTAGTTTTGCAAGAATGGTTTTTGAAGATCCATCTGATGTTCACAG ATTATTCAGAAGAGCCATGTCCTTTGTTGGAAAGGATTACTTATGCCATACCTTGTGGGATAAATATATCGAGTTTGCATTCTCTCTGAAGCATTGGAGTTCCCTGGCTGATATTTACATCCAAGCACTGAGGTTTCCAACAAAAAAGCTACACCGCTATTATAATAG TTTTGAGAAATTAGTGGAAATATGGGAAGAAGAGATGGAATCTCATAGCAAATCTAACATGACAACGTCAGTTGAGCCTGTTCTTGATAATGAAGTTTCTATATGTTATAAGGAAGATGACATTTCTTGCATAATTAAAGACTTGCTGGATCCATCAATTGGCTCAGCCAGGCGTAAAGCGCTGCAAAAATACATGTCTATTGGTGAACATTTATATCAGCAAGCATCTCAGttgaatgaaaaaataaatcattttgagACTCGTATTAAGAGGTCTTATTTCCATGTCAAGCCAGTTGATATAAGTCAATTGGAAAATTGGCACCAGTACCTGGACTTTGCTGAATCACATGGAGATTTTGACTGG GCTGTTAAACTTTATGAAAGATGCTTAATTCCTTGTGCTAATTACCCTGAGTTCTGGATCCGTTACACGGAGTTCGTGGAAAGTAAAGGAGGAAGAGAGATAGCACACTACGCTCTGGATCGAGCTAGAACAATCTTCCTCAAG AGGGTGTCAGTGATTCATCTGTTCAATGCCAGGTTTAAGGAGCACGTTGGAGATGTGTTTAATGCACGTGCTGCCTTTCTTCAATGTGATACAGAATCAGATTCAGACTTTGTTGAAAATGTTGTAATGAGATCTAACATGGAAAAACGTCAT GGCAATTTTGAAGCAGCTTCTACTGTATATAAAGAAGCAATAGAAAAGGCTGCAACGAAGGAAAAGTGGCATGTTCTTCCTACTTTGTATGTTAATTTTTCCCAACTTAAATACATG ACTAGTGATAGTGAAGATGCTGCCAGAGACATCTTGATAGATGGAATCAAGCAACTGCCTTCCTGCAAGTTACTTATAGAG GAGTTAATAAAATTTGGAATAACACATGGAAGGTCAAGGCATGTAAATGTGATACATACCATTGTAGCAAATGCAATATCTCCAGGGCCAGATGTATCTCAAGGTTTCAGTCCAACGGAAAGGGAGCAGATATCAAGACTGTACCTAGAG TTTGTCGATCTCTGTGGAACCATCCTTGATGTAAGAAAGGCATGGAATCAGCACATTAGGTTGTTCCCAGAGTCTGTAAGGGCTAGTTCATTTTGTCCAGCTATGGGAACAAAACAATGGAAGATAACACTGGAGGCAGAAGAAGAAACCCTTGTCAGTATGCCTCATCAGCCTTCTGGAGATACTGGTTCTCAATGCCTGATCCAGTCATCAGTGCAAGACAAAATACTTTCCCCACTGAAAAATTATGATACGCAGGATACCCCTGCTGCTGACCAGGTCTCAGACCAGAAATTGCCCTTACAGGCAAATCATGATATGCTATCTAACGAGGTATCGCACCAGGATGTCCTATTGCTGGGAAATTCCGATGATCTATCTGAAAACAATCCGGAGAACGTGTTTCAAGCAAAAGTTGACCTGCTTCAATTGGGAGAACCTGACAACAACGTGCATGAGAGTGTGCATATAGCGTCTCCCAAGGTTTCAGAACCAATTGGAACAGACGTTCTTGAACCAAATCTCTCCcttgattttaaaaatcaagTTGCTAATGTAACTGAAAGTACTCCAGCATCACTGGAATTTTCTGAAGACAATAATGTGCGCAAAGAACATGGAAATGAGCCTGAACCGGACTTGAAACTACCTTCACTGGAGGGACTATCCCTAAATATTCGGGATGCTAAATCTCCTGGTCCAATCAGTCCCACAGCTTGTGATTCTGGGGCAACTGACGGAACTATTCTGCTAGATGGAAATGTGCTGAAGAGTGACGCACCGAAAAATATtatggaaaaagaaaatatttcagAGAGTGGTCAGAATGCTGTTGACCATATTATATCCAGCCCGGTGAGCACTCAAGCAACTGCTTCTGCCCAAACTGATACCGGACATGTTAGTCCGACATTTTCAGCAAGTAATCAGAAAAGTATGGCGGACACGCTTCTGCAGCCACAGAAACTAGCAAATAATGGTAAAAACTGGCATCAAAGGAGTGGTTCTGACAGATTGCACAGAGATTCCAAATTTGGGTTTCGTGGGCATTCGCATAAAAGGATGCACAAACAACTGCAGTCTTCTCCGCAGCGAATGCACCCACGAGCTGAAAAAGACATGATTCGAGATCACCCATCTCAACCTCAGTTTTCACAAAATCTACAAGTTCAGCAAGGTGGCCAACTACAAAGTCAGAATCCTGCATCTGCTGTTCAGACTAATCAAACAACACTGCAAGCTTGGCAAATGAATAATCTGCAACAGCAGAATCTTTCCCATACTTTTCAGTTTCAACCACTCGTGCATCCTACTACGAATCCTCAATTACAGATGTCTCAGCATCCCATCCAAAGTAATGAGCAACAAGGGAATGTGCAAAATAACCAAGCATATGACCAGATGTGGCAATATTATTACtaccagcagcagcagcagcagcagcttcTTTGGCAGCAACAGCAGATGCTACAACAGCAACAGCCACAGCAACAGCAGATGCTGCAACATCAACAGCCACAACAACAGCAGATGCTGCAACATCAGCAGTCGCAACAACAGCAGCTTTTGCAGCAACAGTATCAACAACAGTTGCTCCAAATGCAATATTTTCAGCAACAACAATTGCAAATGCAACAGCAACAACCCCATCAAATGCAGCAACAACCCTATCAGCAACAGCATCTACTTTATCTACAGCAACAGCAGCAGCTGCAACTACAGCAACCCCAGCACCAACAGTCACTGCAGCAACAGAAGCATCATCTTCAACAACAAACTGCCTCATCACAGCAGCATCCACATGAACAAGAACAAGGACAGCCCGTGCAGCAAACTAACACATTACAGGTTCAG GAACCTGATACCGGTACTATTGAATCTTCTGCTTCTCCGCGTCCAGTCTCACCAAAGCTGATGACATAG